The following proteins are encoded in a genomic region of Reichenbachiella sp.:
- a CDS encoding tail fiber domain-containing protein: MKLFFNSCLAMLFIAVLSISNSLAQGGQVIPFQGTLYQSGTAVNGTVNITFTIADPAWTETHENVSVTQGVYAVVLGETTPFPEDMFTTGVTPQVVVNIGGTDVAIVDLHAPYISEAIVGQNMPGQLERTFDEDGTEFNGLTMVVDGVGNAQTSAFEGVAQSTSQNTGVEGFAISGAGNAETQNGLYGQAAGDGEGNHRGVMGYGSGGGKYNHGLKGYAAGGGNGDTGQGYGEGSVNFGVEGNATGNAFNNTGVEGSNFGTEGVWNFGVHGISNAGTGTSVENTGIAGRAYGSGKNVGVYGTAANGDENWAGVFDGDVNVNGELMVNGQPINTGGGGNSSGVFDSIQVQNANDEVRAKLTSNDNGGLELYDRLGEKTFELMSNDTASHFFMYNERIRSSNGNRYPAFWMKNYDWGTYWQQIGIPTDDVDWEERLGAAYQQVWGNGGSYTIETGNNKRKVRLLAEEEYGQINVNSQDNNKLFQTGGKFWEGRPDLGYIAVYGNPDTLDVVTIQAMEVDGGANEIGQITLNGTDGSTFEFTSRGFNGSVNTTGNFLSRNSTNNTAGWFGQFNDKGFMQLVDYNDAGTDGEGAILTGFWAGHPELYMELGNGYHQVDMGIQDSVGYLWLKGKDTQNIEMGSKNWEDQGKNLPFFKMVGNDDGQDLLWMEVQRSAEGEEYGYLSLNGTDGHVATYGAREFELRNDSGNGAGVRMGINHDTNGDDPAGYAAAMSLTGTNGDNIQLGAKTWETNGHDLPFLTMRGSADVDDGGGNFYRPDLVWLEAQRWGDGTELGALTFRGTDGSEFSINSHGFSGSFPNAVYGNNGHDYVNIGSKDWEGNNGDQRGFIHLSGTSDGLPSGDTQRIYLDVDDYGNGSFGVLGLKNYQDDGGGHGLTTISLNGENGDGSFQGEVFANSFGSPRAQLQSDWGNDGQGALILKDATDTWMVQASVNDDGSSNYNGTITAFNSQDGFLTEMGGDGYISIHDSGIGEDLINLNRDGNIFAKNDISTQRTSIHSGWGNDGQGALHLRDANDNDQIRATVDDDGSGNYWGNLELTTNQGNDSRMTISSGGINMGNNAYDNGIVMNYDNSGGGVFEMYAGSTLQAFINGSNGDASFQGNVYANSLENSSGTVTSDARFKKNVKSIDNALAKTQQLNGYTYNWNKLAEKQKGIKNKEEQVGVLAQELEAVFPQLVKTDDEGYKSVNYAALTAVLIEAVKELSEQVSTLQGENAELKAELTKVDELEIKIDLIQKLLAKQTIAASQATVSR; the protein is encoded by the coding sequence ATGAAGCTATTTTTCAACTCATGTTTAGCCATGCTATTTATAGCGGTGCTATCTATTTCAAACTCATTGGCCCAAGGTGGCCAGGTGATTCCTTTTCAAGGAACATTGTATCAAAGTGGTACCGCAGTAAATGGTACAGTTAATATCACATTTACCATAGCCGACCCGGCATGGACAGAAACTCACGAAAACGTAAGTGTTACACAAGGCGTGTACGCAGTGGTTTTAGGGGAAACAACTCCGTTTCCAGAAGATATGTTCACCACCGGTGTGACACCGCAAGTGGTTGTCAATATAGGAGGAACCGATGTGGCTATTGTGGATCTGCATGCACCATATATCAGTGAGGCCATCGTAGGTCAGAACATGCCTGGACAACTCGAAAGAACCTTTGATGAAGATGGAACCGAGTTCAACGGATTGACTATGGTTGTGGATGGTGTCGGTAATGCACAAACTTCAGCTTTTGAAGGGGTGGCTCAATCGACTTCACAAAACACAGGGGTAGAAGGCTTTGCAATTTCAGGTGCTGGAAATGCTGAAACTCAAAATGGACTCTATGGTCAAGCCGCTGGCGACGGAGAAGGCAATCATAGAGGCGTCATGGGATACGGTTCTGGTGGAGGTAAATACAACCACGGTTTGAAAGGGTATGCTGCAGGAGGAGGTAACGGAGACACTGGGCAAGGTTACGGAGAAGGCTCAGTCAACTTTGGTGTGGAAGGGAATGCTACAGGCAATGCTTTTAATAATACGGGTGTAGAGGGTTCTAACTTTGGAACTGAAGGCGTATGGAATTTTGGTGTACATGGTATTTCTAATGCCGGCACAGGTACTTCTGTTGAAAATACTGGTATCGCAGGTCGAGCCTATGGTTCTGGTAAAAATGTTGGGGTTTATGGTACGGCAGCTAATGGTGATGAAAACTGGGCCGGTGTATTTGATGGAGACGTCAATGTGAATGGTGAACTGATGGTCAATGGGCAACCAATCAATACTGGCGGAGGAGGAAACTCATCTGGGGTATTTGATTCTATACAAGTACAAAATGCCAACGACGAAGTACGAGCAAAATTGACTTCCAATGACAATGGAGGTCTAGAATTATATGATCGACTAGGAGAAAAAACATTTGAGCTGATGTCGAATGACACGGCCAGCCATTTCTTTATGTATAACGAAAGAATTCGAAGCTCTAATGGAAATAGATACCCAGCTTTTTGGATGAAAAATTATGATTGGGGAACCTACTGGCAACAAATAGGGATTCCAACAGACGATGTTGACTGGGAAGAAAGACTAGGCGCTGCCTATCAACAGGTGTGGGGCAATGGTGGATCGTATACTATTGAAACAGGTAATAATAAAAGAAAAGTTCGATTACTAGCAGAAGAAGAGTACGGACAAATCAATGTCAACTCACAGGATAACAACAAACTATTTCAAACAGGAGGTAAATTTTGGGAAGGTAGACCTGATTTAGGATATATAGCAGTATATGGTAATCCAGATACGCTAGATGTTGTCACAATTCAAGCTATGGAAGTGGATGGAGGTGCCAATGAAATAGGACAAATTACCTTGAACGGGACGGATGGATCGACTTTTGAATTTACTTCCAGAGGATTCAATGGTAGTGTTAACACTACGGGGAACTTTTTATCAAGAAATTCTACTAACAATACAGCAGGTTGGTTTGGACAGTTTAATGACAAAGGATTCATGCAGTTGGTAGATTATAATGATGCCGGTACTGATGGAGAGGGAGCTATTCTTACAGGGTTTTGGGCTGGACACCCTGAGCTCTATATGGAACTTGGTAATGGATATCATCAAGTTGATATGGGTATTCAGGATAGTGTTGGTTATTTGTGGTTAAAGGGCAAAGACACCCAAAACATTGAGATGGGTTCGAAAAATTGGGAAGACCAAGGGAAAAACCTGCCATTCTTTAAAATGGTTGGTAATGATGACGGACAGGATTTACTTTGGATGGAAGTCCAACGTTCAGCAGAAGGAGAAGAATACGGATATCTTTCTTTGAATGGAACAGATGGCCATGTAGCTACTTATGGTGCCAGAGAATTTGAATTAAGAAATGACAGCGGAAATGGTGCTGGCGTTCGTATGGGAATAAACCATGATACTAATGGAGATGATCCTGCCGGATATGCTGCAGCCATGTCGCTGACTGGCACGAATGGAGATAATATCCAATTAGGAGCAAAAACTTGGGAGACTAATGGTCACGATTTACCATTCCTGACCATGCGTGGATCAGCTGACGTAGATGATGGGGGTGGTAACTTTTACCGACCAGATCTGGTTTGGTTGGAGGCTCAGCGATGGGGAGATGGCACTGAACTTGGGGCGTTAACCTTCCGGGGAACAGATGGCTCAGAGTTTAGTATCAATTCTCACGGGTTCTCAGGAAGTTTTCCAAATGCAGTTTATGGCAACAATGGTCATGACTATGTAAATATTGGCTCTAAGGACTGGGAAGGAAACAACGGAGATCAAAGAGGATTTATTCACTTGTCAGGCACAAGTGATGGTTTGCCTAGTGGTGATACTCAAAGAATTTATTTGGATGTCGATGACTATGGTAATGGAAGTTTTGGGGTTCTTGGACTTAAAAACTATCAAGACGATGGCGGAGGACATGGATTGACAACCATTAGTTTGAATGGTGAAAACGGAGATGGCTCGTTTCAAGGAGAAGTGTTCGCGAATTCTTTTGGATCGCCTCGAGCACAGCTGCAAAGCGATTGGGGTAACGACGGTCAAGGCGCTCTAATTCTGAAAGATGCCACGGATACTTGGATGGTACAGGCTTCAGTTAACGATGACGGATCATCGAACTATAACGGTACAATCACAGCTTTTAATAGTCAAGATGGCTTTCTCACAGAAATGGGTGGAGATGGTTATATCAGTATTCATGATTCAGGCATAGGCGAGGACCTCATTAACTTGAACAGAGATGGAAACATCTTTGCCAAAAATGATATCAGTACTCAGAGAACATCAATTCATAGTGGCTGGGGTAACGATGGTCAAGGCGCCCTCCATCTAAGAGATGCCAATGATAATGATCAAATTAGAGCTACAGTGGATGACGATGGCTCTGGAAATTACTGGGGCAATTTAGAGCTGACTACTAACCAAGGTAACGATTCTAGAATGACTATCTCGTCTGGAGGTATTAATATGGGCAACAATGCCTATGACAATGGCATCGTGATGAACTATGATAATTCTGGAGGAGGAGTTTTTGAAATGTACGCTGGTAGCACTTTACAAGCCTTTATCAATGGCTCAAATGGTGACGCATCGTTTCAGGGAAATGTTTATGCAAATTCACTTGAAAATAGCTCAGGAACAGTAACCTCCGACGCTCGTTTCAAGAAAAACGTAAAATCGATCGACAATGCATTAGCCAAGACTCAACAATTGAATGGCTATACCTACAACTGGAATAAACTAGCTGAGAAGCAAAAAGGCATCAAGAATAAGGAAGAGCAAGTAGGAGTGTTAGCTCAGGAGCTGGAAGCGGTCTTCCCACAATTGGTGAAAACCGATGACGAAGGATACAAATCTGTAAACTATGCGGCACTTACTGCTGTGTTGATTGAGGCGGTAAAAGAACTTTCAGAGCAAGTAAGTACGCTACAGGGAGAAAACGCTGAATTGAAAGCGGAACTCACCAAAGTGGATGAACTTGAAATCAAAATTGATTTAATACAAAAATTATTAGCGAAGCAAACCATAGCGGCTAGCCAAGCCACTGTCTCTCGATAA